The following proteins come from a genomic window of Ilumatobacter coccineus YM16-304:
- a CDS encoding NADH-quinone oxidoreductase subunit D encodes MATTEEHLADENYAVFIPNTHEGNQLLKPRSETKAKELMREVGSVLRMSEAEAAQLGDLPDDPEDDQTMIINMGPQHPSTHGVLRLMLELQGEQVLRCKPIIGYLHTGMEKTAESLTYMQGGTNVTRMDYLSPFNNELAFSMATEQLLGITGDIPERATWIRMLMVEMNRIASHLLFMATNGMDLGAVSMMIYGWREREEVLRFFQEVTGLRMNHNYIRPGGVAADLPAGWRDGVQNLLDMLPPRLDEYDILMTGQPIWRERLQGVGVITPSEALALGATGPIVRSTGVEWDLRRDMPYLEYDKLDFDVIVGSYGDAFDRYAIRLAEIRESMKLVQQIIDLMPEGDYRIQDKKVTPPPRARIDESMEALIHHFKIFTEGFKVPEGEVYVGIESPRGELGCYIASDGSPTPYRMHMRDASFTNIQCLPHMMRGGLVADAVAVISSVDPVLGGVDR; translated from the coding sequence ATGGCCACCACCGAAGAACACCTGGCCGACGAGAACTACGCCGTCTTCATCCCCAACACGCACGAGGGGAACCAGCTCCTCAAGCCGCGTTCGGAGACGAAGGCCAAGGAGCTGATGCGCGAGGTCGGCTCGGTGTTGCGCATGTCGGAGGCCGAAGCGGCACAGCTCGGCGACCTCCCCGACGACCCCGAAGACGATCAGACGATGATCATCAACATGGGCCCGCAGCACCCGTCGACGCACGGCGTGCTCCGACTCATGCTCGAGTTGCAGGGTGAGCAGGTGCTGCGCTGCAAGCCGATCATCGGGTACCTCCACACCGGCATGGAGAAGACCGCCGAGTCGCTCACCTACATGCAGGGCGGCACCAACGTCACCCGCATGGACTACCTGAGCCCGTTCAACAACGAGCTCGCCTTCTCGATGGCGACCGAGCAACTGCTCGGCATCACCGGCGACATCCCCGAGCGTGCCACCTGGATCCGCATGCTCATGGTCGAGATGAACCGCATCGCCAGCCACCTGCTGTTCATGGCCACCAACGGCATGGACCTCGGTGCCGTGTCGATGATGATCTACGGCTGGCGTGAGCGCGAAGAAGTGCTTCGGTTCTTCCAGGAGGTCACCGGCCTCCGCATGAACCACAACTACATCCGCCCCGGCGGTGTGGCTGCCGACCTTCCGGCCGGCTGGCGAGACGGCGTGCAGAACCTGCTCGACATGCTCCCGCCGCGGCTCGACGAGTACGACATCTTGATGACCGGCCAGCCGATCTGGCGCGAGCGTCTGCAGGGTGTCGGTGTGATCACGCCGAGCGAAGCGCTCGCCCTCGGTGCCACCGGGCCGATCGTCCGCTCCACGGGCGTCGAATGGGACCTGCGCCGTGACATGCCGTACCTCGAGTACGACAAGCTCGACTTCGACGTCATCGTCGGCTCGTACGGCGACGCGTTCGACCGTTACGCGATCCGCCTCGCCGAGATCCGCGAGTCGATGAAGCTCGTGCAGCAGATCATCGACCTCATGCCCGAAGGCGACTACCGCATCCAGGACAAGAAGGTCACCCCGCCGCCGCGTGCTCGCATCGACGAGTCGATGGAGGCGTTGATCCACCACTTCAAGATCTTCACCGAGGGCTTCAAGGTGCCCGAGGGTGAGGTGTACGTCGGCATCGAGAGCCCGCGTGGCGAACTCGGTTGCTACATCGCCAGCGACGGCTCGCCGACTCCGTACCGCATGCACATGCGCGACGCGTCGTTCACCAACATCCAATGTCTGCCGCACATGATGCGCGGCGGCCTCGTCGCCGACGCCGTCGCCGTCATTTCCAGTGTCGACCCCGTTCTGGGTGGAGTAGATCGCTAA
- a CDS encoding NADH-quinone oxidoreductase subunit NuoE family protein: MSRLTDSNVALAREIIARYPRTKSALIPLLHLSQEQNGYVTDDAMRHIAELLDITPAEVLGTATFYEMFKFEPVGKYVINVCQTMSCALLGAGALMHHAEEKLGIKGGSTTDDGMFTLEHAECQAACTEAPTLQVNYRHRYRVTTADFDQMIDDLRSGKLDDEIPPHGTLGRNRQRTHPNMVGAVAPEDVTEHPAWISVSVGDEKDGSNS; this comes from the coding sequence ATGTCTCGTCTCACTGATTCCAACGTCGCGCTCGCTCGCGAGATCATCGCTCGCTACCCCCGCACCAAGTCGGCGTTGATTCCGCTGCTGCACCTCTCTCAGGAGCAGAACGGATACGTCACCGACGACGCGATGCGCCACATCGCCGAACTCCTCGACATCACGCCGGCCGAAGTGCTCGGCACCGCGACGTTCTACGAGATGTTCAAGTTCGAGCCGGTCGGCAAGTACGTCATCAACGTGTGCCAGACCATGTCGTGCGCGCTGCTCGGCGCCGGTGCGCTGATGCACCACGCCGAAGAGAAGCTCGGCATCAAGGGCGGCTCCACCACCGACGACGGCATGTTCACGCTCGAGCACGCCGAGTGTCAGGCCGCCTGCACCGAGGCGCCGACACTGCAGGTCAACTACCGCCACCGCTACCGCGTCACGACCGCCGACTTCGATCAGATGATCGACGATCTGCGCTCCGGCAAGCTCGACGACGAGATCCCGCCGCACGGCACGCTCGGTCGCAACCGCCAGCGCACGCACCCGAACATGGTCGGCGCCGTGGCGCCCGAAGACGTCACCGAGCATCCCGCATGGATCAGCGTCAGCGTCGGCGACGAGAAGGACGGCAGCAACTCATGA
- a CDS encoding NADH-quinone oxidoreductase subunit A: protein MGQYLPIVVLMALGIVFGVLSFLASKLLGPSRPSAAKEAPYECGIVPTREPPERFPVSFYIVAMLFIMFDIEIIFVYPYAVSRGELGYYGFWAVLIFSVIFFLTFVYEVARGGLDWGPLQKYRSLSAEAKMVTPERTLTSTVRRVGTEGRLDESPDHESTAPAA, encoded by the coding sequence ATGGGTCAGTATCTTCCGATCGTCGTCTTGATGGCGCTGGGCATCGTCTTCGGTGTCTTGAGCTTCCTGGCGTCGAAGCTCCTCGGGCCGAGTCGTCCGTCGGCAGCCAAAGAGGCGCCGTACGAGTGCGGCATCGTGCCGACGCGCGAACCGCCAGAGCGGTTCCCGGTCAGCTTCTACATCGTCGCGATGCTGTTCATCATGTTCGACATCGAGATCATCTTCGTCTACCCGTACGCCGTGTCACGCGGTGAGCTCGGGTACTACGGGTTCTGGGCGGTCCTGATCTTCTCGGTGATCTTCTTCCTCACCTTCGTCTACGAAGTCGCCCGTGGCGGCCTCGACTGGGGCCCGCTGCAGAAGTACCGCAGCCTGTCCGCCGAAGCGAAGATGGTGACCCCGGAACGAACGCTGACCTCGACCGTGCGTCGGGTCGGCACCGAGGGACGACTCGACGAGTCACCCGACCACGAATCAACTGCACCCGCCGCATAA
- a CDS encoding NADH-quinone oxidoreductase subunit C, whose protein sequence is MSDTVTELHGCAVSDSCGQEVIHPTREQYLDLVKALADDGYTICVDLCGVDYLHHLDRPLPDGVAPERFEVVVNLLDIGNRRRTRVRVQVPESDPVVASLFDLHPGTEAPERETYDMFGIEFTDHPDLTRILMPEDWIGHPLRKDYAIGRIPVQFKETSN, encoded by the coding sequence ATGAGCGACACGGTCACCGAACTCCACGGCTGCGCGGTCTCCGACTCGTGCGGACAAGAAGTCATCCACCCCACTCGTGAGCAGTACCTCGACCTGGTCAAAGCGCTCGCCGACGACGGGTACACCATCTGCGTCGACCTGTGCGGCGTCGACTACCTCCATCACCTCGACCGACCGCTGCCCGACGGCGTCGCCCCCGAGCGGTTCGAAGTCGTGGTCAATCTGCTCGACATCGGCAACCGCCGTCGCACGCGTGTCCGCGTTCAGGTGCCCGAGTCCGACCCCGTCGTGGCGTCGCTGTTCGACCTCCACCCCGGCACCGAAGCGCCCGAACGCGAGACCTACGACATGTTCGGCATCGAGTTCACCGACCATCCCGACCTCACGCGCATCCTGATGCCCGAAGACTGGATCGGTCACCCGCTGCGCAAGGACTACGCGATCGGTCGCATCCCGGTGCAGTTCAAGGAGACGAGCAACTGA
- a CDS encoding NADH-quinone oxidoreductase subunit B, with the protein MGGLTHNVITGKLEDLVNWARSRSSWPASFGLACCAIEMMATGGAHYDISRFGMEVFRASPRQADIMIVAGRVSQKMAPVLRQVYDQMMEPKWVISMGVCASSGGMFNNYAIVQGVDQVVPVDVYAPGCPPTPETLIHAIEQLHGLIETQEIMKRRAANGGGANIHVEEITAGATPVLLGAKASS; encoded by the coding sequence ATGGGCGGGCTGACGCACAACGTCATCACCGGCAAGCTCGAAGACCTCGTGAACTGGGCGCGATCGCGTTCCTCGTGGCCCGCTTCGTTCGGCCTGGCCTGCTGCGCCATCGAGATGATGGCGACCGGTGGTGCGCACTACGACATCTCCCGCTTCGGCATGGAAGTGTTCCGCGCCAGCCCGCGTCAGGCCGACATCATGATCGTCGCCGGCCGCGTCAGCCAGAAGATGGCACCCGTCCTTCGCCAGGTCTACGACCAGATGATGGAACCCAAGTGGGTCATCTCGATGGGCGTGTGCGCCAGCTCCGGCGGCATGTTCAACAACTACGCGATCGTCCAGGGCGTCGACCAGGTCGTGCCGGTCGACGTGTACGCGCCGGGCTGCCCGCCCACGCCCGAGACGCTCATCCACGCGATCGAGCAGCTCCACGGCCTGATCGAGACCCAGGAGATCATGAAGCGTCGTGCCGCCAACGGCGGCGGTGCCAACATCCACGTCGAGGAGATCACCGCCGGTGCCACGCCGGTCCTGCTCGGTGCGAAGGCGTCGTCATGA
- the nuoF gene encoding NADH-quinone oxidoreductase subunit NuoF, translating to MSTAITRDYTPGFYEGDRPKIVTSRFEYEDSYTLERYLATGGYEGLKAALAKTPDEMSGEVKASTLLGRGGAGFPAGVKWGFTPQGVWPRYLVVNGDESEPGTYKDRLLMERDPHQLIEGCLIACYAAGLSQCFLYVRGEMALAHERIAAALNDAYDAGYIGKNILGSDFSVDIILHWGAGAYVVGEETALIESLEGERGMPRLKPPYFPAAVGLYGQPTIVNNVETLANLPFIAANGSAAYTAIGTETSPGTRMIAISGHVKRPGVYEIINGSTTFRDIIYGDEFCQGIRDDNELKAFVPGGGSAPWFLPDQLDIPFEGREAGQAGSMLGSGAVMVMDETTDIPEAALTLTRFYAHESCGKCVPCREGGTWLLRMLERVCSGHGTTADLDQMFQVGESICPGDMPHAASERLGLEATPFPYKMTTICFVGPSAYAPLHSALTLFRDEFDAKVTESPKRISIPVTAAS from the coding sequence ATGAGCACCGCCATCACGCGTGACTACACGCCCGGTTTCTACGAAGGTGATCGTCCGAAGATCGTCACCTCGCGATTCGAGTACGAAGACAGCTACACCCTCGAGCGTTACCTGGCGACCGGCGGCTACGAAGGACTCAAGGCGGCCCTCGCCAAGACCCCCGACGAGATGAGCGGTGAGGTCAAGGCCTCGACGCTGCTCGGTCGCGGTGGCGCGGGGTTCCCGGCCGGCGTCAAGTGGGGCTTCACCCCGCAGGGCGTGTGGCCGCGCTACCTCGTCGTCAACGGCGACGAGTCCGAGCCCGGCACCTACAAAGACCGCCTGCTCATGGAGCGCGATCCGCACCAGTTGATCGAAGGCTGCCTCATCGCCTGCTACGCGGCAGGGCTCTCGCAGTGCTTCCTGTACGTGCGCGGCGAGATGGCGCTGGCGCACGAGCGCATCGCTGCGGCGCTCAACGACGCCTACGACGCCGGCTACATCGGCAAGAACATCCTCGGTTCCGACTTCAGCGTCGACATCATCCTCCACTGGGGTGCCGGCGCCTACGTGGTCGGTGAAGAGACCGCGCTGATCGAATCGCTCGAAGGCGAGCGGGGCATGCCGCGACTCAAGCCGCCGTACTTCCCGGCCGCGGTCGGCCTCTACGGACAGCCGACCATCGTGAACAACGTCGAGACGTTGGCCAACCTGCCGTTCATCGCCGCCAACGGGTCGGCCGCCTACACGGCGATCGGCACCGAGACCTCGCCCGGCACCCGCATGATCGCCATTTCCGGGCACGTCAAGCGCCCGGGGGTCTACGAGATCATCAACGGCTCCACGACGTTCCGCGACATCATCTACGGCGACGAGTTCTGCCAGGGCATCCGTGACGACAACGAGCTCAAGGCCTTCGTGCCCGGCGGCGGTTCGGCCCCGTGGTTCCTGCCCGATCAGCTCGACATCCCGTTCGAAGGACGCGAAGCCGGTCAGGCCGGCTCGATGCTCGGATCCGGCGCCGTGATGGTGATGGACGAGACCACCGACATCCCCGAAGCGGCGCTCACGCTCACCCGCTTCTACGCCCACGAGTCGTGCGGCAAGTGCGTGCCGTGCCGTGAAGGCGGCACCTGGCTCCTGCGCATGCTCGAACGCGTGTGTTCGGGCCACGGCACCACCGCCGACCTCGACCAGATGTTCCAGGTCGGCGAGTCGATCTGTCCGGGTGACATGCCTCACGCCGCGAGCGAGCGTCTCGGTTTGGAAGCCACGCCGTTCCCGTACAAGATGACCACCATCTGTTTCGTCGGCCCCTCTGCGTATGCTCCGTTGCACTCGGCACTCACGCTGTTCCGTGACGAGTTCGACGCCAAGGTCACCGAATCACCCAAGCGCATCTCGATCCCAGTGACGGCCGCATCATGA